In Nitrospira sp., the following are encoded in one genomic region:
- a CDS encoding DUF481 domain-containing protein, translating to MTVLFSPCWADEVHLRNGDRLTGTIVRMEEEILILSTAHSGEVKIRWPEIQSLSADKPLTIQLHDKVEETGWTEWLYTHHTTVEAGRIGVDGPFALDAVKAINPPPPIRYHGTLNVGGNRTQGNTETQAVNASTRWTVRSDRHRMLAEGKYNYGEVGSRVTVRNSLASLKYDFFLSKKLFASAEGLMEKDTFQNLSFRSTIGAGLGYQFIDTQRVSISVVTGLAHVSEHYTNAPSIKTPSARWSLRTEFLLIPDRVKLFHKHEGFLDFDQRSALRIFADQGLRVTLFNNLFFNVEYDIRYNDAPAPGRKRTDEAVIFGVGFEFKS from the coding sequence GTGACGGTTCTGTTTTCGCCCTGCTGGGCCGACGAGGTGCACTTGCGCAATGGTGACCGCCTGACCGGCACGATCGTCAGGATGGAGGAAGAGATCCTTATCTTAAGTACGGCGCACAGCGGCGAAGTCAAAATTCGATGGCCGGAAATTCAGAGTCTCTCGGCCGACAAACCGCTCACGATCCAGTTGCATGACAAGGTCGAAGAAACGGGCTGGACTGAGTGGCTCTACACACACCATACGACCGTCGAAGCCGGCCGAATCGGGGTCGATGGCCCGTTCGCTCTCGATGCCGTAAAGGCGATCAATCCCCCGCCGCCGATCCGCTACCATGGAACGCTGAACGTGGGAGGCAATCGCACCCAGGGGAACACCGAAACACAAGCCGTCAATGCCTCCACCCGATGGACGGTTCGTTCGGATCGGCATCGCATGCTGGCTGAAGGCAAGTACAACTACGGAGAGGTGGGAAGCCGGGTCACGGTGCGCAATTCCCTCGCCTCTCTGAAATACGACTTTTTCCTGAGCAAGAAGCTCTTCGCCAGCGCCGAAGGCCTGATGGAAAAGGACACCTTTCAAAACCTGTCGTTCCGAAGCACCATCGGCGCCGGACTCGGGTATCAGTTCATCGACACGCAGCGGGTGTCGATCTCGGTCGTGACAGGCCTGGCGCATGTGAGCGAGCACTATACGAATGCGCCTTCGATAAAAACCCCGTCGGCCCGCTGGTCCTTGCGCACCGAGTTTTTGCTGATTCCGGACCGGGTGAAACTGTTCCACAAGCACGAGGGGTTTCTCGACTTCGATCAACGGTCGGCGTTGCGCATCTTTGCCGACCAGGGGCTTCGCGTCACGCTGTTCAATAATCTGTTTTTCAACGTGGAGTATGACATCCGTTACAACGACGCTCCTGCGCCGGGAAGAAAGCGGACCGACGAGGCCGTCATCTTCGGAGTCGGATTTGAATTCAAGAGTTAG
- the nhaA gene encoding Na+/H+ antiporter NhaA yields the protein MSQTNHNRAGDALIQPMVEPFRAFIHTESAAGILLMAATLIALVWANSPWADAYAAFRRLPVTFGAGDFVLTEPLVLWINDGLMAMFFFVVGLEIKREVLVGELSSLRQAALPLAAAVGGAVLPALLYTAFNGGTEGAKGWGIPMATDIAFSLGILSLLGKGVPLALKVFLVALAIGDDLGAVLIIAFFYTSTISWVSLEVGGGFLVALIGANVVGIRHPLVYGMLGIGGLWLAFFLSGVHPTIAGVLAAFTIPARTRLSGEEFITRSRALLDRFQKAMEPGGPPLANKTRQKVASRLQQAVREVGTPLQRLEQTLHPWVTAVVLPIFALANAGVTLEGDPVVTLGHPVALGILAGLVIGKPVGVIVASWLAIRVGLATMPPDLTWRHIIGIGFLAGIGFTMSLFIEGLAFGKTPLDAPAKVGILTASAVAGTIGWWLLRRIHMEGRR from the coding sequence ATGTCGCAAACAAATCACAACCGGGCGGGTGACGCGTTGATCCAACCGATGGTGGAACCGTTCCGGGCATTCATCCATACGGAGTCGGCGGCGGGCATTCTGCTGATGGCCGCGACGCTCATCGCCCTGGTCTGGGCCAACTCGCCGTGGGCGGATGCCTATGCCGCGTTCCGGCGACTGCCGGTGACGTTCGGGGCGGGCGACTTCGTACTCACGGAACCGCTGGTCCTCTGGATCAACGATGGGTTGATGGCGATGTTCTTTTTCGTCGTCGGTTTGGAGATCAAACGAGAGGTGCTGGTCGGTGAACTCTCCTCCCTGCGACAAGCCGCGTTGCCTCTCGCCGCCGCGGTGGGGGGAGCGGTCCTTCCCGCGCTGCTGTATACGGCGTTCAACGGGGGGACGGAAGGGGCCAAGGGCTGGGGCATTCCCATGGCCACGGACATCGCTTTCTCACTCGGGATTCTCTCGTTGCTCGGGAAAGGGGTGCCGCTGGCACTGAAGGTGTTCCTCGTCGCGCTGGCCATCGGCGATGACTTAGGCGCGGTCCTGATCATCGCCTTCTTCTACACCTCGACGATCTCCTGGGTGAGTTTGGAGGTGGGGGGCGGATTCCTGGTTGCCCTGATCGGCGCAAACGTCGTCGGTATTCGCCATCCGCTCGTCTACGGGATGCTGGGGATCGGCGGCTTGTGGCTGGCGTTCTTCCTCTCCGGTGTCCACCCGACGATCGCCGGCGTGCTCGCGGCGTTCACGATTCCGGCGCGAACACGGTTGTCCGGCGAGGAGTTCATCACGCGGAGCCGTGCGCTGCTCGATAGGTTTCAGAAGGCGATGGAGCCGGGCGGCCCTCCGCTTGCCAACAAGACCAGACAGAAAGTGGCCTCCCGTTTGCAACAGGCGGTCCGTGAAGTGGGCACTCCTCTCCAACGTCTGGAGCAGACCCTGCACCCGTGGGTGACGGCTGTGGTTCTGCCTATCTTCGCATTGGCCAACGCCGGCGTCACGCTCGAAGGCGATCCGGTCGTGACATTGGGTCATCCCGTCGCGCTCGGCATCCTGGCCGGCCTGGTCATCGGCAAGCCGGTCGGGGTGATCGTGGCGTCGTGGCTGGCGATTCGTGTCGGATTGGCGACCATGCCGCCGGATCTGACCTGGCGCCACATCATCGGGATCGGATTTCTGGCCGGTATCGGCTTCACGATGTCGCTGTTCATCGAAGGGCTGGCGTTCGGGAAAACGCCGCTCGACGCCCCGGCCAAAGTGGGGATCCTGACCGCCTCGGCGGTGGCGGGGACCATCGGGTGGTGGTTGTTGAGACGGATTCACATGGAGGGAAGACGATGA
- a CDS encoding glycoside hydrolase family 15 protein: protein MAANRQSALNGLHRLDGYLPIEDYGLVGDGATAALIGRDGSLAWLCLPRFDSPPLFCSLLDQTHGGHFTVAPASVLESRQFYEHDTALLVTEMRTSTGLLRVTDFCPLVAGADLSEDVSATRRELLRTATVVEGSIDLTIHLEPRGGAEADPRDGGIRIRCRAQPDLTLHLYSTVPLTGLRTSVTIKAGQSLHLLLCWRQGAAHAPRFDEAALRRDTVAVWRRWLAHLTYHGPQEALVRRSAITIKLLDHFENGAIVAAPTSSLPELIGGSRNWDYRYAWVRDAAFSVYALHRVGLSHEAAGFLGWVLDAVDRDGMPRVMYDFDGRMPPAEREDGELEGYRRSGPVRWGNAAAAQHQHDVYGEILDCAHQWAVHHGAIPVPLWERLRKLADAAAQEWRTPDHGIWEVRTSGRPFTYSAAMCQVALDRAARMAERFSLPGPSQTWQHTADEIRQAIMKEAWDEKLQSFTEHLGGGGLDASLLTLPLRRVIKADHPQMIATTRAIVKRLGAGKGLLYRYLPEESPDGIAGHEGAFLLCSFWLVDNLAKQGRLDEALELYDSLCARAGTLGLLQEEIDPSTGAFLGNYPQAFSHIGVISSGVNLARLLKKGGHPV from the coding sequence ATGGCAGCAAATCGGCAATCGGCACTGAACGGGCTTCATCGACTCGACGGCTATCTGCCGATCGAAGACTACGGCCTTGTCGGAGACGGAGCCACGGCAGCGCTCATCGGACGGGACGGAAGCCTGGCGTGGTTGTGTCTGCCTCGTTTCGATTCACCACCCTTGTTCTGCAGTCTGCTGGATCAAACGCACGGGGGCCATTTCACCGTCGCGCCTGCCAGCGTGCTGGAGTCCCGCCAATTCTATGAACACGATACCGCCCTGTTGGTGACAGAGATGAGAACGTCCACCGGTCTGTTGCGGGTCACGGACTTCTGTCCCTTAGTGGCGGGAGCCGACCTCTCGGAGGACGTGTCGGCGACGCGGCGAGAATTGCTGCGGACTGCCACGGTCGTTGAAGGAAGCATAGACCTGACGATTCACCTCGAGCCTCGTGGCGGAGCTGAGGCGGATCCCCGTGACGGTGGGATTCGCATTCGTTGCCGCGCACAGCCCGATCTGACCCTTCACCTCTACTCCACGGTTCCGTTGACCGGGTTGCGCACGTCGGTGACGATTAAGGCCGGGCAATCGCTCCACCTGCTCCTCTGTTGGAGGCAAGGAGCTGCGCATGCTCCCCGCTTCGACGAGGCCGCGCTCCGCAGGGACACGGTAGCCGTCTGGCGGCGGTGGCTCGCGCATCTGACGTATCACGGTCCTCAGGAGGCGCTGGTTCGCCGGTCGGCCATTACCATCAAGCTGCTGGACCATTTTGAGAACGGCGCGATCGTCGCGGCTCCGACTTCTTCACTGCCGGAGCTCATCGGCGGGTCCCGCAATTGGGACTACCGGTATGCCTGGGTGCGGGATGCGGCCTTCTCCGTCTACGCCCTCCATCGTGTCGGTCTCTCTCACGAAGCGGCCGGATTTCTCGGCTGGGTGCTGGATGCCGTGGACCGGGACGGTATGCCGCGCGTGATGTATGACTTCGATGGGCGGATGCCTCCGGCCGAACGGGAGGACGGCGAATTGGAGGGGTACCGCCGCTCCGGACCGGTTCGGTGGGGTAACGCGGCGGCCGCGCAACATCAGCACGATGTCTACGGAGAAATCCTGGACTGCGCCCATCAATGGGCCGTGCATCATGGGGCCATTCCCGTTCCGCTCTGGGAACGGCTCCGGAAACTGGCGGATGCCGCTGCGCAGGAGTGGCGGACGCCCGACCATGGCATCTGGGAGGTCCGCACGAGTGGGCGGCCTTTCACTTACTCGGCTGCCATGTGCCAGGTGGCGTTGGACCGCGCCGCCCGGATGGCAGAACGCTTCTCGCTCCCCGGACCTTCTCAGACATGGCAACACACGGCAGATGAGATCAGGCAGGCGATTATGAAAGAAGCCTGGGATGAGAAACTACAGTCGTTCACGGAACATTTAGGCGGGGGCGGACTGGATGCGAGTTTGCTGACATTGCCGTTACGCCGAGTCATCAAGGCGGATCATCCCCAAATGATCGCGACGACCCGCGCGATCGTCAAGCGATTGGGCGCGGGGAAGGGGTTGCTCTACCGGTACTTGCCGGAGGAATCGCCCGATGGCATCGCCGGTCACGAAGGCGCGTTCCTGCTCTGCAGCTTCTGGCTGGTAGATAATCTGGCCAAGCAAGGCCGACTGGATGAGGCACTTGAGTTATACGACTCTCTCTGCGCGAGAGCGGGCACACTCGGACTCCTGCAGGAAGAAATCGATCCATCGACCGGGGCCTTTCTCGGCAACTACCCCCAGGCATTCAGTCATATCGGCGTGATCTCGAGCGGGGTCAACTTAGCGAGGCTGTTGAAGAAGGGCGGCCATCCGGTATGA
- a CDS encoding gluconokinase, GntK/IdnK-type, giving the protein MPQVVLIMGVSGAGKTTVGRLLADKLGWTFHDADEFHPSTNIEKMKRGVPLTDEDRRPWLQQLRQLIGGWIEGQRPVVLACSALTRLYREVLLEGVADRVRLVYLKGNIDLLTRRLAVREGHFMHRDLVAVSSIFLRSRTGRWSSMSRKAPTGSWIRSVRNWVTRRRKAGREWPAASGTLLLAVVGHNN; this is encoded by the coding sequence ATGCCGCAGGTCGTGCTCATTATGGGCGTCTCAGGCGCCGGGAAAACGACCGTCGGCCGGTTGCTGGCCGACAAGCTGGGATGGACCTTCCACGACGCGGATGAGTTTCATCCATCGACCAACATCGAAAAGATGAAGCGAGGCGTGCCACTGACCGATGAGGATCGCCGCCCGTGGCTGCAGCAGCTTCGTCAATTGATCGGGGGATGGATTGAAGGACAACGGCCTGTCGTGCTGGCTTGTTCGGCTCTCACGCGTCTGTATCGCGAGGTACTGCTCGAAGGTGTGGCAGACCGGGTCCGGCTGGTCTACCTCAAAGGTAACATCGACCTCCTGACCCGACGGCTGGCCGTCCGGGAAGGCCACTTCATGCATCGAGACCTGGTGGCAGTCAGTTCGATATTCTTGAGGTCCCGGACCGGGCGCTGGTCATCGATGTCGAGGAAAGCCCCGACCGGATCGTGGATCAGATCCGTTCGGAACTGGGTTACAAGGCGGCGAAAAGCCGGTCGTGAATGGCCTGCAGCGAGCGGAACACTCTTGCTTGCGGTTGTGGGCCACAATAATTAA
- a CDS encoding glucosidase, producing the protein MRKTGQPGVEAKRLIEDAERVGDWKRWGPYLSERQWGTVREDYSADGTCWDYLPHDHARSRAYRWGEDGLLGICDRRARLCFALALWNGRDSILKERLFGLSGPEGNHGEDVKECYFYLDSTPTHSYMKALYKYPQAEFPYGRLVEENRHRGKGEPEFELADTGVFDDNRYWDVFAEYAKASSDDVLIRLTVANRGPDQATIHLLPTLWFRNTWAWGRSGEGYGPKPQIVRSNETALLADHHELGRYRFVADPVAGQHGPEFLFTENETNVMRLFGAEHPLPYAKDAFHEYLIQGRTEAVNPAGVGTKVAGLYRLDVPAGHQAVVRLRLSSERDAPKSPFGKKFDRLFDERIREADEFYASALPSALSEGERHVARQACAGLLWTKQFYHYAVKDWIDGDPAQPTPPASRRTGRNSDWRHLYNRDVLSMPDKWEFPWYAVWDSAFHMIPFARIDPHFAKSQLLLFLREWYMHPNGEIPAYEFAFGDTNPPVHAWACWRIYKMSGPRGTRDRMFLARAFQKLLINFTWWVNRKDVRGKHLFSGGFLGLDNIGVFDRSKTLPTGGHLEQADGTAWMAFYCLTMLAMALELAQEDPAYEDVASKFFEHFVSIADAMNNLDGTGLWEEGEGFYYDHLHINGEPVPLKIRSMVGLLPLIAVEVLERTALDRLPGFTKRMRWFLENRQDLAQQISYMESAKDLSHDRLLLAIPSRNRLERVLRYALDESEFLSPYGIRSLSRVHLERPYVFQAEGNEYRVAYVPGESDSDLFGGNSNWRGPVWFPTNYLLIEALERYHHFYGDEFQVEYPTGSGQKKSLGEIATLLSARLAGLFLPDERGARPWQGDDQRFAGDPHWRGLQLFHEYFDGDTGRGCGASHQTGWTALVIRCLEDLAQSRRTHTQEGRVKRNG; encoded by the coding sequence ATGAGAAAGACTGGACAGCCGGGTGTTGAGGCGAAGCGTCTCATCGAGGATGCGGAGCGAGTCGGCGACTGGAAACGATGGGGGCCGTATCTTTCTGAACGGCAGTGGGGAACCGTCAGGGAAGACTATTCAGCCGACGGGACCTGTTGGGACTATCTTCCCCATGACCATGCGCGCAGTCGCGCCTACCGATGGGGAGAAGACGGTTTGCTGGGGATCTGCGACCGGCGCGCTCGCCTCTGTTTCGCGCTCGCTCTCTGGAACGGACGGGACTCGATCCTGAAAGAGCGTCTCTTCGGCCTGTCTGGCCCAGAAGGCAACCACGGGGAAGACGTCAAGGAATGTTACTTCTACCTCGATTCGACGCCGACGCACTCCTATATGAAAGCTCTGTATAAGTATCCGCAGGCCGAGTTTCCCTATGGGCGGCTGGTTGAAGAGAACCGTCACCGCGGGAAGGGCGAGCCAGAATTCGAGTTGGCCGACACGGGAGTGTTCGACGACAACCGGTACTGGGATGTCTTTGCAGAATACGCGAAAGCCTCGTCCGACGACGTCCTGATCCGGCTCACCGTGGCCAATCGCGGGCCGGATCAGGCAACAATCCATCTGTTGCCGACCCTCTGGTTCCGCAACACCTGGGCCTGGGGCCGTTCCGGAGAGGGGTATGGACCGAAGCCGCAGATCGTACGGAGCAACGAAACGGCCTTGCTCGCCGATCACCACGAGTTGGGACGGTATCGATTCGTCGCGGACCCGGTTGCCGGACAGCATGGCCCGGAATTCCTCTTCACTGAGAACGAAACCAATGTGATGCGCCTGTTCGGGGCGGAGCATCCTTTGCCCTACGCCAAGGATGCGTTTCATGAGTATCTCATCCAGGGACGAACTGAGGCCGTCAACCCCGCGGGCGTCGGGACGAAGGTGGCAGGTCTGTATCGTCTCGACGTGCCGGCTGGTCATCAGGCAGTTGTACGGTTGCGGCTGTCGTCCGAGCGTGATGCGCCCAAGTCGCCGTTCGGAAAAAAGTTCGACCGCCTGTTCGACGAGCGGATCCGCGAAGCTGATGAGTTCTATGCCTCCGCGCTCCCGTCGGCCCTGTCCGAAGGAGAGCGGCATGTCGCCCGTCAGGCCTGTGCCGGGCTCCTCTGGACCAAGCAGTTCTATCATTATGCGGTCAAGGATTGGATCGATGGCGACCCTGCTCAGCCGACTCCGCCCGCGAGCCGGCGCACCGGTCGCAACAGCGACTGGAGGCATCTCTACAATCGCGATGTCCTCTCGATGCCGGACAAATGGGAGTTCCCCTGGTATGCCGTCTGGGACTCGGCCTTCCACATGATTCCGTTCGCCCGCATTGATCCGCATTTCGCCAAGTCTCAGCTGCTCCTGTTTCTGCGCGAGTGGTATATGCATCCGAACGGCGAAATTCCCGCGTATGAATTCGCGTTTGGCGATACGAATCCGCCCGTCCATGCCTGGGCCTGCTGGCGCATCTACAAGATGTCGGGGCCACGAGGGACGCGGGATCGCATGTTTCTCGCCCGTGCGTTCCAGAAGCTGCTCATCAATTTCACCTGGTGGGTGAATCGCAAGGACGTTCGCGGCAAGCACCTCTTTTCCGGCGGGTTTCTCGGGCTCGACAACATCGGCGTCTTCGACCGGTCCAAAACCCTTCCCACCGGCGGACATCTCGAGCAGGCGGACGGCACCGCTTGGATGGCCTTTTACTGCTTGACGATGCTGGCGATGGCTCTCGAACTGGCTCAGGAGGATCCGGCCTACGAGGACGTGGCATCGAAGTTTTTCGAGCACTTCGTGTCGATCGCGGATGCGATGAACAATCTCGACGGAACCGGTTTATGGGAGGAAGGTGAGGGGTTCTATTACGATCATCTTCATATCAACGGCGAACCGGTTCCGTTGAAGATCCGGTCCATGGTCGGGCTGCTTCCGCTCATTGCCGTGGAAGTTCTGGAGCGAACCGCGCTCGACCGCCTCCCGGGTTTCACGAAGCGGATGCGCTGGTTTTTAGAGAACCGGCAGGACCTTGCTCAACAAATCTCATACATGGAGTCGGCGAAGGACCTTTCGCACGATCGACTGCTTCTGGCTATCCCATCGCGGAACCGGCTGGAACGGGTGCTGCGCTATGCCCTCGACGAAAGCGAGTTTTTGTCGCCGTACGGGATTCGCTCGCTGTCGCGGGTCCATCTGGAACGTCCGTACGTGTTTCAGGCAGAGGGCAACGAGTATCGAGTGGCCTATGTGCCGGGCGAATCCGATTCCGACCTGTTCGGCGGCAACTCGAACTGGCGAGGTCCGGTCTGGTTTCCGACGAACTATCTCCTCATCGAGGCACTTGAACGGTACCACCATTTCTATGGTGACGAGTTTCAGGTCGAGTATCCGACCGGTTCAGGGCAGAAGAAGTCTTTGGGAGAAATTGCCACGTTGTTGTCCGCGCGCCTCGCGGGCCTCTTCCTCCCGGACGAGCGGGGAGCGAGACCCTGGCAGGGAGACGATCAGCGGTTCGCCGGGGATCCGCACTGGCGTGGCCTTCAACTGTTCCACGAATATTTCGACGGCGACACGGGACGGGGCTGCGGCGCGAGCCACCAGACCGGATGGACGGCGCTGGTGATCCGATGTCTGGAGGATCTGGCTCAAAGCCGCCGGACGCATACGCAGGAGGGAAGGGTTAAGAGAAACGGATGA
- a CDS encoding lipopolysaccharide assembly protein LapA domain-containing protein yields MPTLFIAFLFAILIAVFALQNTVAVTVHFLLWDYDTSLVLIILGSAMLGALLTFLASLGPRFTRAKQTRQLEETVRSQGERIRDLERIARGSHETSPPAP; encoded by the coding sequence ATGCCCACACTATTCATTGCCTTCCTGTTCGCCATTCTGATTGCCGTTTTCGCGCTGCAGAACACCGTGGCCGTCACCGTCCATTTTCTCCTATGGGACTATGATACGTCGCTGGTGCTGATCATTCTTGGTTCCGCCATGTTGGGCGCGCTGCTGACGTTTCTGGCATCGCTCGGTCCCAGATTCACGCGTGCGAAACAAACCAGGCAGCTTGAGGAGACTGTCCGCTCGCAAGGCGAGCGAATTCGTGACTTGGAACGGATCGCCAGAGGATCACACGAGACTTCCCCTCCGGCCCCGTGA
- a CDS encoding cbb3-type cytochrome c oxidase subunit I — protein sequence MNDQEVINRPLIRAWLWWALIWLTFFPIVGVVVSIKFHNPGFLDGISWLTFGRLRPIHVNGVIFGSFSTVFLGLLYYIVPRLCGVRMYKEEWGWWLLWLWNGFLVLGNASFLFGFNMGLEAGEFEWPFNLLRFVILGLITVQVLGTVFRRTERRFYVAMWYTTAALIWTIMNLILGNVLLTYAEDIAGVNSAAMHGLYIHYIVGLWITPAGLALVYYFLPLSAKSSLYSHKLSLLGFWGLAFFYPFVGTHHYLYSPIPHWTQTISIVTSMLLIIPVWTVVVNFFGTMLGRWGTVAGGGGGDNYAAKFLMMGAVYYLIGCFQGSVEALRRVQELTHFNDFVIAHSHLTVFGTFVVWAVGSAYYVWPRVTGRKLWSDKLASWHFWLTVAGFTVMVVGLSAQGFVQGSMLEYGANFVDTVKEMKPWWVARTLGGVAMDVALLLMVINFYKTAREGEALEPEVFEAARPADTPIEVVAKGSWIESPSTVFLVAGFGFFFLAVGVQGVTPWLMTETRTTTVEDPVTKSAIQVADYTPEELKGRQVYIREGCWYCHSQYVRPVTGESFRWGPVSQAGEYAYDRPHLFSTRRIGPDLTRVGRKYGDDWHAAHFWNPREVVPDSIMPVFPWLFEPAKAGDAPELNDDGKALVLYVQKLGTGIGDWREGFVATQVSSGQVLNASPQSQDELLMLGKSVYERRCLGCHGGKGDGLGPSARFMTPRPRDFTTGIFKFRSTSGKDSLPTDIDLYSTITHGLWGTAMPAWQEVSDHERRAVVQYIKTFSGRWRDEVVPPSMTIAAEPPISIVSLEKGKALFGANCMLCHGAEGKGDGPMAPILKDVWGQPLKPANFTLPAGLSGGVKLGHDGEHLYKTVITGIGGTPMPVFWEQLSPEEIWDIVHYVQSLRVKAHEAELVAAGLKETDREQARSRIWAALSPAARRGELDKDVVQRQPDERQTARPAAETANEGRQP from the coding sequence ATGAACGATCAAGAAGTGATTAATCGACCGCTAATCAGGGCCTGGTTGTGGTGGGCGTTGATCTGGTTAACGTTCTTTCCGATCGTCGGGGTGGTGGTGTCGATCAAGTTTCACAATCCGGGATTTCTCGATGGCATCTCCTGGTTGACATTCGGCCGGTTGCGTCCGATCCATGTCAATGGCGTCATCTTCGGATCGTTCTCAACCGTCTTCCTCGGGCTCCTCTACTACATCGTGCCGCGTCTCTGCGGGGTGCGGATGTACAAAGAGGAGTGGGGCTGGTGGCTCCTGTGGCTATGGAACGGGTTTCTGGTTCTCGGCAACGCCTCGTTTCTGTTCGGGTTCAATATGGGACTCGAAGCCGGGGAGTTCGAATGGCCCTTCAATCTGCTCCGGTTCGTTATCCTGGGTTTGATCACCGTGCAGGTGCTTGGCACCGTCTTTCGGCGGACCGAGCGGCGGTTCTATGTCGCGATGTGGTACACGACCGCCGCGTTGATCTGGACGATCATGAACCTGATTCTCGGCAATGTGCTGTTGACCTATGCCGAAGATATTGCGGGGGTCAACAGTGCGGCCATGCACGGGTTGTACATCCACTACATCGTCGGGCTCTGGATCACTCCCGCCGGCCTGGCGCTGGTCTATTACTTCTTACCGCTCAGCGCCAAGAGCTCGTTATATAGTCACAAGCTGTCGTTGCTGGGATTCTGGGGGCTGGCTTTCTTTTATCCGTTTGTCGGCACGCATCACTATCTGTACAGTCCGATTCCGCACTGGACCCAGACGATCTCGATCGTGACCAGCATGCTGCTCATTATTCCGGTTTGGACGGTGGTGGTGAATTTCTTCGGTACGATGCTGGGACGATGGGGCACTGTCGCCGGCGGGGGCGGAGGCGACAACTATGCAGCCAAGTTTCTGATGATGGGAGCGGTCTATTATCTGATCGGCTGTTTCCAGGGCTCGGTCGAGGCGCTGCGTCGGGTTCAGGAGTTGACCCACTTCAATGACTTCGTGATCGCCCATTCCCATCTCACCGTGTTCGGCACCTTCGTCGTGTGGGCGGTAGGCTCCGCCTATTATGTCTGGCCGCGCGTCACAGGCCGGAAGCTCTGGAGCGACAAGCTGGCGAGTTGGCACTTCTGGTTGACCGTCGCCGGCTTCACGGTGATGGTCGTGGGGCTGTCTGCTCAAGGGTTCGTCCAGGGTTCCATGCTCGAGTACGGGGCCAATTTCGTGGATACGGTGAAAGAGATGAAGCCCTGGTGGGTCGCGCGCACACTGGGAGGCGTGGCAATGGACGTGGCGCTGCTCCTGATGGTCATCAATTTCTACAAGACTGCGCGAGAGGGGGAGGCGTTGGAGCCGGAGGTGTTCGAGGCCGCCCGCCCGGCCGATACGCCGATAGAGGTTGTCGCCAAGGGAAGCTGGATCGAAAGCCCCTCCACGGTCTTCCTGGTTGCGGGGTTCGGGTTTTTCTTTCTTGCCGTCGGCGTGCAGGGCGTCACCCCCTGGTTGATGACTGAAACGCGCACGACCACCGTCGAGGACCCCGTCACAAAGTCGGCGATCCAGGTGGCGGACTATACGCCCGAAGAGCTGAAGGGCCGGCAGGTGTATATCCGCGAGGGCTGTTGGTACTGTCATTCGCAATACGTGCGTCCCGTCACCGGAGAGTCGTTCCGCTGGGGGCCGGTGTCGCAGGCCGGCGAATATGCCTATGACCGGCCACACCTGTTCAGCACGCGACGCATCGGTCCGGACCTGACCAGAGTGGGCCGGAAATATGGCGACGATTGGCATGCCGCCCATTTTTGGAACCCGCGGGAAGTCGTGCCGGACTCTATCATGCCGGTGTTCCCCTGGCTGTTCGAACCGGCCAAAGCCGGCGATGCGCCGGAATTGAACGACGACGGCAAGGCCTTGGTGCTGTATGTGCAAAAGCTCGGGACCGGCATCGGCGATTGGCGGGAAGGGTTCGTTGCAACACAGGTTTCGTCCGGCCAGGTGTTGAATGCCAGTCCTCAATCGCAGGACGAGCTGCTGATGCTCGGAAAGTCGGTGTACGAACGCCGCTGTCTCGGGTGCCATGGGGGCAAGGGTGATGGCCTGGGACCGTCCGCACGATTCATGACTCCGCGTCCGAGAGATTTCACGACCGGGATCTTCAAGTTTCGATCGACCTCCGGCAAGGATTCACTGCCGACCGACATCGATCTCTACAGCACCATTACCCACGGACTCTGGGGGACGGCCATGCCGGCCTGGCAGGAAGTTTCAGACCACGAACGGCGGGCCGTGGTGCAGTACATCAAGACATTTTCTGGCCGATGGAGAGACGAGGTCGTCCCGCCGTCGATGACGATCGCGGCGGAGCCTCCGATCTCGATCGTGTCGCTCGAGAAGGGGAAGGCCCTCTTCGGGGCGAACTGCATGCTCTGTCATGGCGCCGAGGGAAAAGGAGATGGGCCGATGGCGCCGATCTTAAAAGATGTGTGGGGGCAACCGTTGAAGCCGGCGAATTTCACGCTGCCGGCCGGTCTGTCCGGAGGCGTGAAGCTCGGGCACGATGGCGAGCATCTGTATAAAACCGTGATAACGGGAATCGGGGGAACGCCCATGCCGGTGTTCTGGGAGCAGCTCAGTCCGGAGGAGATATGGGATATCGTCCACTACGTCCAATCGCTCCGCGTGAAGGCGCACGAGGCGGAGTTGGTTGCGGCCGGCTTGAAGGAGACGGATCGGGAGCAGGCCCGATCGCGCATCTGGGCTGCGCTTTCGCCCGCTGCCAGACGGGGGGAGCTGGACAAGGACGTCGTTCAGCGACAGCCTGACGAACGGCAGACGGCCCGGCCGGCGGCTGAGACCGCCAATGAAGGGCGGCAACCATGA